From one Shewanella sp. GD04112 genomic stretch:
- a CDS encoding phosphoheptose isomerase — protein MLERIKDSFTESIQTKIDAAEALPESIAKAAEMMVQCLLGGNKILACGNGGSAGDAQHFSAELLNRYEIERPPLPAIALSTDTSTITAIANDYSYDEIFSKQILALGQPGDILLAISTSGNSGNVIKAMEAALSRDMTIVALTGKDGGAMAGLLSVGDVEIRVPSNVTARIQEVHLLVIHCLCDNIDRTLFPQDEQQ, from the coding sequence ATGTTAGAACGCATTAAAGACAGCTTTACTGAATCTATCCAGACCAAAATCGATGCAGCCGAAGCACTGCCAGAATCCATTGCCAAAGCGGCCGAGATGATGGTGCAATGTCTTTTGGGCGGCAATAAAATTCTTGCCTGCGGTAACGGTGGCAGTGCCGGTGATGCTCAGCACTTCTCGGCCGAGCTATTAAACCGCTACGAAATTGAACGTCCACCATTGCCCGCGATTGCGCTGTCAACTGACACTTCAACCATCACAGCGATTGCCAACGACTACAGCTATGATGAGATTTTCTCAAAACAAATCTTAGCCTTAGGTCAACCTGGTGACATTCTGTTGGCGATTTCCACCAGCGGTAATTCAGGCAACGTGATTAAAGCTATGGAAGCCGCCCTGAGCCGCGATATGACTATCGTTGCCTTAACCGGTAAAGACGGTGGTGCAATGGCGGGATTACTGAGCGTAGGCGACGTGGAAATCCGTGTACCTTCTAACGTGACTGCACGTATTCAAGAAGTACACTTACTGGTTATCCACTGCCTCTGTGACAATATCGACCGCACACTCTTCCCGCAGGACGAACAGCAATGA
- the dolP gene encoding division/outer membrane stress-associated lipid-binding lipoprotein, which yields MRYAAPLLMVCMLLQGCAGAVMVGAVSGAMMANDERSVKTQLDDTNTDFKITSALLEHEDLKKQTNITGVSVNGNVLMIGQAPNSMLRDKAIKVVQDLKLGGKIHNQIRIGNPTSFTTRSNDTWVTTKVKGRMLNEKELDVTRIKVITENGEVFLLGLIHRSQADMAVDIARNTAGVRKVVKVFEYIE from the coding sequence ATGAGATATGCTGCCCCACTGTTAATGGTTTGCATGCTGCTGCAAGGTTGCGCCGGTGCCGTTATGGTGGGCGCAGTTAGTGGCGCCATGATGGCCAACGATGAGCGTTCGGTGAAGACTCAGCTCGACGATACCAATACCGATTTTAAGATCACCAGTGCCCTGCTGGAGCATGAAGATCTGAAGAAACAAACGAATATCACGGGTGTTTCGGTTAACGGTAATGTGCTGATGATTGGCCAGGCCCCTAACTCAATGTTGAGGGATAAGGCGATTAAGGTCGTACAAGATCTTAAGCTTGGCGGTAAAATCCACAATCAGATCCGCATCGGTAACCCGACCTCTTTCACCACCCGTAGCAATGACACTTGGGTGACGACGAAAGTGAAGGGACGCATGCTCAACGAGAAAGAGTTGGATGTCACCCGTATTAAGGTCATCACAGAAAACGGTGAAGTCTTCCTACTCGGACTCATTCACCGCTCTCAGGCCGATATGGCGGTCGATATCGCGCGCAACACCGCGGGCGTGCGTAAAGTCGTTAAAGTATTCGAATACATCGAATAA
- a CDS encoding DMT family transporter, which translates to MQRPVVIGLILLIVGNLFSAFYDVSIKWLPEDANAATFLLVRQITSVLMLIPIWLYSQRPKTEHISVHLWRANIGSVGALFLIIGLMALPLATVSSLFYSAPLMIILMGYWFLKERITTGQVVCTLLGFVGILIILRPSEMNWFGLAVLFSAFTFAVNQLTLKKVPNTEHPVLTLMLYNLLGIPATLTIAAFQGLEGLSWGLLAVALLSNAFLLIYHWFCVLAYRRAQASDIAIAEYTGLLFIVFLGWLLFDEWLDSLSWLGAALIVLPSLFLPWIGMWMAKSPKVMDNIQVEALGLEAVEGEPKP; encoded by the coding sequence ATGCAGCGCCCTGTTGTTATCGGTTTGATTTTATTGATAGTGGGTAATCTATTTAGTGCTTTTTACGATGTATCGATCAAATGGCTGCCAGAAGATGCAAATGCGGCCACTTTTCTACTCGTGAGACAAATCACTTCAGTATTGATGTTAATCCCCATTTGGTTGTACTCGCAGCGACCCAAGACGGAACATATTTCGGTCCACCTTTGGCGTGCCAACATAGGCTCGGTTGGCGCGCTTTTTTTAATTATTGGCCTAATGGCTTTGCCGCTCGCGACGGTCAGCTCCCTGTTTTACTCGGCGCCGCTGATGATTATTCTGATGGGCTATTGGTTTTTAAAGGAGCGGATCACCACTGGACAAGTGGTATGCACATTACTCGGGTTTGTTGGGATCTTAATTATTCTCAGACCGAGTGAGATGAACTGGTTTGGATTAGCAGTGTTATTCTCGGCGTTTACCTTTGCCGTCAACCAGTTGACCCTGAAAAAAGTCCCAAATACTGAACATCCAGTATTAACTTTGATGCTGTATAACCTGCTGGGTATTCCTGCGACCTTAACCATCGCTGCTTTTCAAGGGCTTGAGGGGCTGAGCTGGGGATTGTTAGCCGTAGCACTACTCAGTAATGCTTTTTTGCTGATTTATCACTGGTTCTGCGTGCTGGCCTATCGTCGCGCACAGGCGAGCGATATTGCGATTGCCGAATATACCGGCCTGTTATTTATCGTCTTTTTGGGCTGGCTGTTATTCGATGAATGGTTAGATAGCCTAAGTTGGCTGGGCGCGGCGCTGATTGTCTTACCATCACTGTTTTTACCTTGGATTGGCATGTGGATGGCCAAGTCACCCAAGGTGATGGATAACATCCAAGTAGAAGCGTTAGGACTAGAAGCGGTAGAAGGCGAGCCTAAACCCTAA
- a CDS encoding LysR substrate-binding domain-containing protein: protein MRKLPPLRALQVFETAARQQHFSKAAAELCITQSAVSHQVRVLEEYFGEQLFDRQGRKLQLTPKGQSLFIELERIFNELSDLNLKIRDTPNQQLCLAVYSSFAVKWLIPRLANFRRQYPSVKIRLEMITQDPDLSTSTADIFIAGKLNQRGYWQQLLHKERLIPVCSPSFYPKWRDINLSNFQQQALLIVDEGPLGLDWHKWSSAHQIPLNNEQQHIFSHIVMAIEAAIAGQGLALAPDFMVAGDISTGRLVAVNLPDVHTGFEFSFICKQRRLAEPAIAAFSSWLKSQA from the coding sequence ATGAGAAAGCTTCCGCCATTACGCGCACTACAAGTCTTTGAAACCGCCGCAAGGCAACAGCATTTTTCCAAGGCTGCCGCCGAACTTTGCATTACCCAAAGCGCGGTTTCACACCAAGTGCGTGTATTAGAGGAATATTTTGGTGAGCAGCTTTTCGACCGTCAGGGACGAAAATTGCAACTCACACCTAAAGGCCAGAGCTTATTTATTGAGTTAGAAAGGATTTTTAATGAGTTAAGCGACCTTAATCTCAAGATCCGCGACACCCCAAACCAACAACTCTGTTTGGCGGTGTATAGCTCTTTTGCGGTGAAATGGTTGATTCCAAGATTAGCAAATTTTAGGCGCCAATATCCCAGCGTTAAAATTCGCCTCGAGATGATCACTCAAGACCCCGATCTCAGCACCAGCACGGCCGATATCTTTATCGCGGGCAAACTCAATCAGCGCGGCTATTGGCAACAGTTACTGCATAAGGAGCGGCTCATCCCAGTATGTAGCCCGAGTTTTTACCCCAAGTGGCGTGATATTAACTTAAGCAATTTTCAGCAACAGGCACTGCTGATTGTGGATGAGGGGCCGCTGGGACTCGATTGGCACAAATGGTCATCGGCTCACCAGATCCCGCTGAATAACGAGCAGCAACATATTTTTAGTCATATCGTAATGGCGATTGAGGCGGCAATTGCGGGCCAAGGCCTCGCCCTCGCCCCCGATTTTATGGTGGCAGGTGATATCAGCACTGGCAGACTGGTTGCGGTTAATCTGCCCGATGTTCATACGGGCTTTGAGTTTAGTTTTATCTGTAAGCAGCGCCGTCTGGCTGAACCCGCGATTGCCGCCTTTTCCTCTTGGCTAAAATCGCAGGCCTAA
- the trpS gene encoding tryptophan--tRNA ligase: MTKPIVLSGAQPSGELTIGNYMGALRQWVAMQDSHDCLYCVVDLHAITVRQDPQALREACLDTLALYLACGVDPKKSTVFIQSQVPQHTQLGWALNCYTQMGELSRMTQFKDKSQKHANNINVGLFGYPVLMAADILLYQANEIPVGQDQKQHLELTRDIATRFNNAYGETFTIPEPFIPEHGAKVMSLQDPLKKMSKSDDNRNNVIGLLEDPKAVMKKLKKAMTDSDEPPVVRFDMENKPGVSNLLSLMSGITGQSIASLEAEFEGKMYGHLKGAAGEAVVGMLEPLQERYRALRADRAYLDQVMRAGAENAQARAEVTLKKVYEKIGLLV, from the coding sequence ATGACCAAACCCATAGTACTCAGCGGTGCACAGCCGTCCGGCGAATTAACCATAGGTAACTACATGGGTGCATTGCGTCAATGGGTTGCCATGCAAGATAGCCACGACTGCCTATATTGCGTGGTGGACTTGCATGCCATTACCGTGCGCCAAGACCCTCAAGCATTGCGTGAAGCCTGCTTAGATACACTTGCACTGTATTTAGCTTGTGGTGTCGATCCAAAGAAAAGCACAGTCTTTATCCAATCCCAAGTGCCACAGCATACCCAACTGGGTTGGGCGTTAAATTGCTATACCCAAATGGGTGAATTGAGCCGTATGACGCAGTTTAAGGATAAGTCACAAAAGCACGCCAACAATATTAACGTCGGTCTGTTTGGTTATCCTGTACTGATGGCGGCGGATATTCTGCTGTATCAAGCAAATGAAATCCCCGTTGGCCAAGATCAGAAACAACATCTTGAATTAACACGTGATATCGCGACTCGCTTTAACAACGCTTACGGCGAGACGTTTACCATTCCTGAGCCTTTTATCCCTGAGCATGGCGCTAAGGTGATGTCGCTACAGGATCCGCTGAAGAAGATGTCTAAGTCGGACGACAACCGTAACAACGTGATTGGCCTGCTTGAAGATCCAAAAGCGGTCATGAAAAAGTTGAAAAAAGCCATGACCGACAGTGATGAGCCGCCAGTCGTGCGTTTCGATATGGAAAACAAGCCAGGCGTGTCTAACCTGCTGAGCTTAATGTCGGGTATCACAGGTCAAAGCATTGCCAGCCTCGAAGCTGAGTTTGAAGGCAAGATGTATGGTCATTTAAAAGGTGCCGCGGGTGAAGCTGTAGTGGGTATGTTAGAGCCGCTGCAGGAGCGTTACCGTGCGCTGCGTGCCGACCGTGCTTACCTCGACCAAGTGATGAGAGCGGGCGCCGAAAATGCCCAGGCTCGCGCCGAAGTGACGCTTAAAAAGGTGTACGAGAAGATTGGTTTGTTAGTGTAA
- a CDS encoding phosphoglycolate phosphatase, whose amino-acid sequence MQEQIKAIAFDLDGTLIDSVPDLAVATQAALAELGLATCTEAQVRTWVGNGAEMLMRRAMSHALGTDVEQTALDAAMPIFMHHYQENLEKHSALYADVHQVLQILFDAGFKLAVVTNKPYRFTLPLLEAFKINDFFSLVLGGDSLAKMKPDPLPLEHLLAEWQLDKTELLMVGDSKNDILAAKAAGVASIGLTYGYNYGEDIGLTGPDAVCEQFVEILRWLNLAQPV is encoded by the coding sequence ATGCAGGAACAGATTAAAGCGATTGCCTTTGATCTCGACGGCACACTGATTGACAGTGTGCCCGATCTTGCGGTCGCGACCCAGGCGGCACTCGCCGAATTAGGTTTAGCTACGTGTACCGAGGCACAGGTGAGAACTTGGGTGGGCAATGGCGCTGAAATGCTGATGCGCCGCGCCATGAGCCACGCTTTAGGTACAGACGTTGAGCAAACGGCATTGGATGCGGCTATGCCTATCTTTATGCATCACTATCAAGAAAATCTTGAGAAGCACAGTGCACTCTATGCCGATGTGCATCAAGTGCTGCAAATCCTGTTTGATGCGGGATTTAAGCTGGCGGTGGTGACCAATAAGCCTTATCGCTTTACCTTGCCTTTGCTTGAAGCCTTTAAGATTAATGATTTCTTTAGCTTGGTACTTGGCGGTGATTCGCTGGCGAAGATGAAGCCCGATCCATTACCGCTCGAGCATCTATTAGCCGAATGGCAACTCGATAAAACTGAGTTGTTGATGGTGGGCGATTCTAAAAATGACATTTTAGCGGCGAAAGCGGCAGGTGTTGCATCAATCGGCTTGACCTATGGCTACAACTACGGTGAAGATATTGGGCTCACTGGCCCTGACGCTGTATGTGAGCAGTTTGTCGAGATCCTGCGCTGGCTAAATCTCGCTCAGCCAGTTTAA
- the rpe gene encoding ribulose-phosphate 3-epimerase has product MRPFLIAPSILSADFARLGDDVKAVLDAGADVVHFDVMDNHYVPNLTIGPMVCKALRDYGITADIDVHLMVKPVDRIVPDFAKAGASIITFHPEASEHIDRTLQLIKESGCKAGLVFNPATPLHYLDHVMDKLDVILLMSVNPGFGGQSFIPSTLDKLRQVRERIEASGFDIRLEVDGGVKVDNIAEIAAAGADMFVAGSAIFGKPDYKAVVDEMRAELAKVEVK; this is encoded by the coding sequence ATGCGCCCATTTTTAATTGCTCCATCGATTTTATCCGCCGACTTCGCCCGTTTAGGGGATGACGTTAAAGCCGTGTTAGATGCAGGGGCTGACGTAGTACATTTTGATGTGATGGATAACCACTATGTGCCCAATTTAACCATTGGCCCTATGGTGTGCAAAGCGTTACGTGACTATGGCATCACGGCCGATATCGATGTGCATTTAATGGTTAAGCCTGTTGATCGTATCGTGCCTGATTTTGCCAAGGCGGGTGCGTCTATTATTACTTTCCATCCCGAGGCCTCTGAGCATATCGACCGCACTCTGCAACTGATTAAAGAGTCGGGCTGTAAAGCGGGTTTAGTGTTTAACCCAGCAACACCACTGCACTATCTTGACCATGTAATGGATAAGCTAGACGTGATTTTGCTGATGTCGGTCAACCCAGGTTTTGGTGGGCAATCCTTTATTCCTTCGACCTTAGATAAATTACGCCAAGTGCGTGAGCGTATCGAGGCCAGCGGTTTCGATATTCGCTTAGAGGTCGATGGTGGCGTTAAAGTGGATAACATTGCCGAAATCGCCGCCGCAGGCGCCGATATGTTTGTCGCAGGTTCTGCCATTTTCGGTAAGCCAGACTATAAAGCCGTCGTCGACGAGATGCGCGCCGAGTTGGCGAAAGTTGAGGTCAAATAA